The Sulfurospirillum halorespirans DSM 13726 genome has a window encoding:
- a CDS encoding symporter small accessory protein: MGTFDLGVGSAFWLMNASALLCVVYGVINWNKDKEEKVLNTKSWEKDEARINKDL; the protein is encoded by the coding sequence ATGGGAACATTTGATTTGGGCGTTGGATCGGCATTTTGGTTGATGAATGCGAGTGCACTTTTATGCGTGGTTTATGGTGTGATCAACTGGAACAAAGACAAAGAAGAGAAGGTCTTAAACACGAAATCTTGGGAAAAAGATGAAGCGCGAATCAATAAGGATTTATGA
- a CDS encoding sodium:solute symporter family protein, producing MMNMLENIIIIIYLAVLGYLGFVGYKQTKSSADYLIAGGNTHPFVMALSYGATFISTAAIVGFGGVAAWLGNSLLWLTFCNIFIGVFVAFVFLGNPTRKMGIRLNAHTFPELLGRRFNSKFIQMFGGVLITIFMPLYTSAVLIGGTEFLVAYFKVDYHLALLVMSVIVTGYVLAGGLKGVMLTDALQGVIMFVAMLILLFMVFDAVGGVDAGFTKLETVWNETVASLGSVNIKELKAGSPDFMMKLSMNWGFQGWNKMPLFLSEGWLFVITTITMGVGVGVLAQPQLVVRFMTVKSKNELNRAVLIGGVFIIAMTGIIFIVGALTNVWYYEFNEGKNALQSAGGIGKVIPHFINAAMPKWFAFIFLFALISAAMSTLSSQFHAMGTAIGRDVFEQIAGKHTQNSLLITRVGIVVMIVISVSLAYVFDKQPAIIARSTAIFFALCASIFLPTYFGGLFWKRMTKKGAIASMVVGTVITTFWLLFVHFQEAKELGLCKMLFGVNSLLSGKIIFVDAMIVALPLSALTAVVVSLLTKPESSTLLKKCFED from the coding sequence ATGATGAATATGCTTGAAAATATCATCATTATTATTTACCTCGCGGTATTGGGCTATCTCGGTTTTGTAGGCTATAAACAGACAAAAAGCTCGGCAGATTACTTAATCGCAGGAGGCAACACACATCCGTTTGTGATGGCGCTGAGTTATGGAGCTACCTTTATCTCCACAGCGGCGATTGTTGGGTTTGGAGGCGTGGCAGCGTGGCTTGGAAATTCACTGTTATGGCTTACGTTTTGTAACATCTTTATAGGTGTCTTTGTCGCCTTTGTCTTTTTAGGAAATCCAACCCGCAAAATGGGTATTCGGCTTAATGCACACACCTTTCCTGAACTCTTGGGACGACGTTTTAACTCTAAGTTTATTCAGATGTTTGGTGGTGTTTTGATTACCATCTTTATGCCTTTGTACACTTCGGCTGTTTTAATTGGTGGAACAGAGTTCTTGGTTGCTTACTTTAAAGTAGACTATCATCTAGCCCTTTTAGTTATGTCCGTCATTGTGACAGGTTATGTTTTAGCAGGTGGTCTTAAAGGCGTTATGCTGACCGATGCACTTCAAGGTGTCATTATGTTTGTAGCAATGCTCATACTTTTATTCATGGTTTTTGATGCTGTAGGTGGTGTTGATGCAGGTTTTACAAAATTGGAAACCGTGTGGAATGAAACGGTAGCATCGCTTGGGAGTGTCAACATTAAAGAGCTCAAAGCTGGAAGTCCCGATTTTATGATGAAGCTCTCTATGAATTGGGGTTTTCAAGGTTGGAATAAGATGCCACTTTTCCTCTCTGAAGGATGGCTTTTTGTTATTACAACGATTACGATGGGTGTGGGGGTGGGTGTTTTGGCACAACCACAGTTGGTTGTTCGTTTTATGACCGTTAAAAGTAAAAATGAGCTCAATCGCGCCGTTTTAATTGGGGGTGTTTTTATCATTGCAATGACGGGCATCATCTTCATTGTAGGGGCACTTACCAACGTTTGGTATTATGAGTTTAATGAAGGTAAAAATGCACTTCAAAGTGCTGGTGGCATTGGCAAAGTCATTCCTCATTTCATTAATGCGGCAATGCCCAAATGGTTTGCATTTATTTTTCTATTTGCTTTAATTTCGGCTGCCATGAGCACACTCTCAAGTCAATTTCATGCAATGGGAACAGCGATAGGTCGCGATGTTTTTGAGCAAATTGCAGGAAAACACACTCAAAATTCACTGCTGATTACACGTGTGGGTATTGTCGTGATGATTGTCATTTCAGTCTCTTTAGCCTATGTATTTGATAAACAGCCAGCGATTATTGCACGTAGTACGGCTATCTTTTTTGCACTCTGTGCGAGCATCTTTTTACCGACCTATTTTGGTGGACTTTTTTGGAAACGAATGACGAAAAAAGGTGCGATTGCGTCAATGGTCGTGGGTACGGTCATTACCACTTTTTGGCTTTTGTTTGTTCACTTTCAAGAGGCAAAAGAGTTGGGTCTGTGTAAAATGCTTTTCGGCGTGAATTCACTTTTAAGTGGAAAGATCATTTTTGTTGATGCGATGATTGTGGCATTGCCACTCTCCGCTTTAACCGCGGTGGTTGTCTCATTACTCACAAAGCCAGAGAGTTCAACGCTACTGAAAAAGTGTTTTGAGGATTGA
- the fliS gene encoding flagellar export chaperone FliS — MYTNLAYSTYSQNNISIESPEKLIKMLYEGVLRFSSQAKKAIEDKDIEKRTYWINRTSAIFAELIHSLNYDGGPVAFYLRGLYTYQLQLLSDANLKNDTAKLDEVINVARGLLEAWKEETEHVMV, encoded by the coding sequence ATGTATACTAATTTAGCCTATTCAACTTATTCACAAAATAATATTTCTATTGAGTCGCCTGAAAAGTTGATTAAGATGCTTTATGAGGGAGTTTTACGTTTTTCATCTCAAGCTAAAAAAGCGATTGAAGATAAAGATATTGAAAAAAGAACCTACTGGATCAATCGAACTTCAGCTATTTTTGCAGAGCTGATTCATTCACTTAATTACGATGGAGGACCAGTTGCATTCTATCTTCGTGGTCTATATACGTATCAGCTTCAGCTACTCTCTGATGCTAATTTAAAAAATGACACAGCTAAACTTGATGAAGTCATTAACGTTGCACGCGGTCTTTTAGAAGCGTGGAAAGAGGAGACAGAACATGTCATGGTGTAA